The following proteins come from a genomic window of Elusimicrobiota bacterium:
- the dauA gene encoding C4-dicarboxylic acid transporter DauA, with protein sequence MKRLVDPARKLIRVLRLRPFQALRERWAEGYTRRDLTGDLLAGLTVGLVAVPLSMALAVASGVAPQHGLYTAIVAGFLTPLFGGSRYQVTGPTAAFVVILAPIASRHGLAGLALAGAMAGVLLILMGLARMGQVIQFVPHPVTTGFTSGIALVIATLQIKDFFGLQPGALPDHFVPRLGALWAARATVSGTECAIGAVTLFLFWVWPKFVRRVPALLGALAIVTFGVAALESLFPSFRAATVATRFAATGGIPAGAPPFVWPWAWAGPSGAAPVLSFAYIESLLPAALAIALLGAIESLLSAVVADGMTRTRHDPDAELLALGQGNIAAAFFGGLPATGAFARTAAGIRAGARSPLAAMTHALTVLGVVLLFAPWISRLPMAAMAALLLVVAYHMSEIRRVRHLGRVAPRGDLLVLAACFLLTVLFDMVIGVSAGIVLAALLFLRRMARHTRGRSLSHGPSATGHAWPRDVFVYEIAGPLFFGAVENALGALRAIHQQMRCVVLILTEVPHLDATALVALEAVLSDLRQGGRSVVLVGAGPQPLRLLKRAGLLEGDSAVQSVGTIDEALSRVGRRDPPRLIK encoded by the coding sequence ATGAAGCGCCTTGTCGATCCCGCCCGGAAGTTGATTCGCGTTCTCCGTTTACGACCGTTCCAAGCCCTGCGGGAACGCTGGGCCGAAGGCTACACCCGCCGGGATCTGACGGGGGATTTGTTGGCGGGACTCACGGTGGGTCTGGTGGCCGTGCCCCTGTCCATGGCGCTGGCGGTGGCCAGCGGGGTGGCGCCCCAGCACGGTTTGTACACGGCCATCGTCGCCGGGTTTCTGACGCCGCTTTTTGGCGGGTCGCGGTATCAGGTCACGGGGCCCACCGCCGCGTTCGTCGTCATTTTGGCGCCCATCGCCTCCCGCCACGGGTTGGCGGGCCTGGCGCTGGCCGGGGCCATGGCGGGCGTCTTGTTGATTTTGATGGGCCTCGCCCGCATGGGCCAGGTGATCCAGTTTGTGCCCCACCCCGTGACGACGGGTTTCACCTCGGGCATCGCCCTCGTCATCGCCACCCTTCAAATAAAAGATTTCTTTGGCCTCCAACCCGGCGCCTTGCCGGACCACTTCGTCCCTCGTCTGGGGGCCCTGTGGGCGGCGCGGGCCACCGTGTCCGGGACGGAATGCGCCATCGGGGCCGTCACGCTTTTCCTTTTTTGGGTTTGGCCGAAATTCGTTCGCCGCGTGCCGGCGCTCTTGGGGGCCCTGGCGATCGTCACCTTCGGCGTGGCGGCGTTGGAATCCCTCTTCCCTTCGTTCCGGGCGGCCACCGTGGCGACACGCTTCGCCGCCACAGGCGGTATCCCCGCCGGAGCGCCGCCCTTCGTTTGGCCCTGGGCCTGGGCGGGCCCGTCCGGCGCGGCGCCGGTCTTAAGCTTCGCCTACATCGAAAGCCTGTTGCCCGCCGCGCTGGCCATCGCGCTCCTGGGGGCCATTGAGTCCCTGTTGTCCGCCGTCGTCGCCGACGGCATGACGCGCACGCGCCACGACCCCGACGCCGAGTTGCTGGCCCTCGGGCAGGGAAACATCGCGGCGGCCTTTTTCGGGGGCCTGCCGGCCACGGGGGCCTTCGCGCGCACGGCGGCGGGGATTCGCGCGGGGGCCCGCTCCCCCCTGGCGGCCATGACTCACGCGCTCACCGTCCTGGGGGTGGTGCTCCTCTTCGCCCCGTGGATTTCCCGACTGCCCATGGCGGCGATGGCGGCCTTGTTGCTGGTGGTGGCCTATCACATGTCCGAAATTCGTCGGGTGCGGCACCTCGGACGGGTGGCCCCGCGGGGGGATCTCTTGGTGCTCGCCGCCTGTTTTCTCCTGACCGTTTTGTTCGATATGGTGATCGGTGTCTCCGCCGGGATCGTGCTCGCTGCGTTGTTGTTCCTGCGCCGCATGGCCCGCCACACCCGGGGACGGTCTTTGTCCCACGGCCCCTCCGCCACGGGCCACGCCTGGCCCCGGGACGTCTTCGTGTATGAAATCGCCGGGCCGCTGTTCTTCGGTGCCGTCGAGAACGCCCTCGGGGCCCTGCGGGCGATCCATCAACAGATGCGCTGCGTCGTGCTCATCCTGACCGAGGTGCCGCACCTCGACGCCACGGCCTTGGTGGCCCTCGAGGCGGTGTTGTCGGACCTGCGCCAAGGGGGGCGGTCGGTGGTCCTCGTCGGGGCGGGTCCCCAACCCTTGCGGTTGTTGAAGCGGGCCGGCCTTTTGGAAGGGGACTCCGCCGTCCAGTCCGTGGGCACCATCGACGAGGCTCTGAGTCGGGTGGGTCGACGGGATCCGCCGCGTTTGATAAAATGA